A stretch of Campylobacter volucris DNA encodes these proteins:
- a CDS encoding flagellar hook-basal body protein — protein sequence MQNGYYQATGAMVTQFNRLDVVTNNLANVNTSGYKKDNVVIADFKRIFKETQDELPIQNHTRDASRFVNTTIDRVPQINHVYTNFSVGSMKMTHNPLDLALTREDTFYLIKTNNGEVRLSQDGNFQLDEEGYLVNRQGYRVLSSDYFNNPQTDGIRIGDSTSFINVDKNGIISASNQNIARLFVAQVDDLRDLQKDGDNMYRVDLNKIRDLPNSNAVKQGFTQGSNVNPVTEMVGLIEANRMVEMYQKVMTSHMDDLNQEAINKLASTK from the coding sequence ATGCAAAATGGATATTATCAAGCCACTGGAGCTATGGTTACGCAGTTTAATCGTCTTGATGTGGTGACCAATAACCTTGCCAATGTTAATACTAGTGGTTATAAAAAAGATAATGTTGTAATTGCAGATTTTAAAAGGATTTTTAAAGAAACTCAAGATGAGTTACCTATACAAAATCATACAAGAGATGCATCTAGATTTGTAAATACTACTATAGATAGGGTTCCTCAAATCAATCATGTATATACAAATTTTAGCGTAGGCTCGATGAAGATGACTCATAATCCTTTAGATCTTGCATTAACAAGGGAAGATACTTTTTATCTTATCAAAACCAATAATGGAGAAGTAAGATTAAGTCAAGATGGAAATTTTCAGCTTGATGAAGAAGGGTATTTGGTAAATCGTCAAGGATATAGAGTTTTAAGTAGTGATTATTTTAATAATCCACAAACAGATGGCATACGCATAGGAGATTCTACTTCTTTTATTAATGTTGATAAAAATGGAATAATAAGTGCTTCTAATCAAAATATCGCAAGATTATTTGTAGCTCAAGTAGATGACTTAAGAGATTTGCAAAAAGATGGCGATAATATGTATAGGGTTGATTTAAATAAAATCAGAGATTTACCAAATTCAAATGCTGTAAAACAAGGTTTTACTCAAGGATCTAATGTAAATCCAGTTACTGAAATGGTAGGTTTAATAGAAGCAAATAGAATGGTTGAGATGTATCAAAAAGTTATGACTTCTCATATGGATGATTTAAATCAAGAAGCTATTAATAAATTAGCAAGTACTAAATAA